A stretch of the Gymnogyps californianus isolate 813 chromosome 15, ASM1813914v2, whole genome shotgun sequence genome encodes the following:
- the LOC127022674 gene encoding chemerin-like receptor 1: protein MEIVSSSPSPFPASSPTVQSENATAHDYYSGLQKSMHVLSMVVYSIACLLGVTGNGLVIWIAGFKMKKTVNSIWFLNLAIADFIFTFFLPLSIAYTALGFHWPFGKLLCKLNSTIAFLNMFASVFLLTVISMDRCVSVAFPVWSHNRRSPELAARIALGTWVLALLLSSPYLVFRDTVVSSRNITSCYNNFALSDDYTSEATRRLWRMRHKAMIVTRFLCGFLIPFTVILICYSIVAVKLKRRQLANSAKPYRIIIAVTVSFFLCYFPYHVFSLLEISKNSSSHEMKMALYIGIPLVSSLAFFNSCINPILYVFVGPDFKEKFRQSILSTFEGAFSEESVLGSLTSRRKSRSALEAEVPRL from the coding sequence ATGGAGAttgtctcttcttccccttcacCCTTCCCTGCCAGTTCCCCCACCGTGCAGTCGGAGAACGCCACTGCCCATGACTACTACTCCGGCCTCCAGAAGAGCATGCACGTCCTCTCCATGGTGGTGTACAGCATTGCCTGTTTGCTGGGGGTGACAGGGAACGGCCTCGTCATCTGGATTGCAGGCTTCAAGATGAAGAAGACGGTGAACTCCATCTGGTTCCTCAACCTGGCCATTGCTGACTTCATCTTCACCTTTTTCCTGCCCCTCAGCATCGCCTACACCGCCCTGGGCTTCCACTGGCCGTTTGGGAAGCTCCTGTGCAAGCTGAACAGCACCATCGCGTTCCTCAACATGTTCGCCAGCGTCTTCCTCCTGACGGTCATCAGCATGGACCGCTGCGTTTCTGTGGCCTTTCCCGTCTGGTCTCACAACCGCAGGAGTCCGGAGCTGGCGGCCAGGATCGCACTGGGGACGTGGGTCCTGGCTCTCCTCCTCAGCTCCCCGTACCTCGTCTTTCGGGACACTGTGGTCAGTTCCAGGAACATCACCAGCTGCTATAATAATTTCGCGCTGTCCGATGACTACACGTCCGAGGCAACGCGGAGGCTGTGGAGGATGCGGCATAAAGCGATGATCGTAACACGATTCTTATGCGGGTTCCTCATCCCTTTCACGGTGATTCTCATCTGCTACAGCATCGTTGCTGTCAAGCTGAAAAGAAGGCAGTTAGCCAACTCTGCGAAGCCATACAGAATTATCATCGCTGTCACAGTCTCgtttttcctctgttatttCCCCTATCACGTCTTCTCCTTGCTGGAAATATCCAAAAACTCTTCCAGCCATGAGATGAAAATGGCCCTTTACATAGGGATCCCCTTGGTTTCCAGCCTTGCTTTCTTCAACAGCTGCATCAACCCCATCCTGTACGTATTTGTGGGGCCGGATTTCAAGGAGAAGTTTCGCCAGTCCATCCTGTCGACCTTCGAAGGGGCCTTCAGCGAGGAGtcggtcctgggcagcctgacCAGCAGGCGAAAGTCCAGGTCTGCTTTGGAAGCGGAGGTCCCGAGGCTCTGA